A genomic stretch from Aerococcaceae bacterium zg-1292 includes:
- a CDS encoding 30S ribosomal protein S21, producing MSKTVVRDNESLDDALRRFKRNVSKTGTLREARKREFYEKPSVKRKKKSEAARKRKF from the coding sequence ATGTCAAAAACAGTAGTTCGTGATAACGAATCATTGGATGACGCTCTTCGTCGCTTCAAACGTAACGTTTCTAAAACAGGTACTTTAAGAGAAGCTCGTAAACGCGAGTTTTACGAGAAACCATCTGTAAAACGTAAGAAAAAATCAGAAGCAGCTCGTAAGCGTAAGTTCTAG
- the glgD gene encoding glucose-1-phosphate adenylyltransferase subunit GlgD produces the protein MVKNKLCAIVNLTENEEALKPLTIGRPVAALPFAGRYRVVDFPLSNIAHAEIDSCALFISESGRSIYDHIRSGDSWNFDSQITGGIFTFSQRNWKLRHLQEVDGDDFYDDHRLYMKRSHANYVFVSGSKIIANVDIRAIYRHHLSSEADVTVVYKPIVLEEARRYSEDMNLVLDEYGQLLDIVPLRDAGETERVNVNLGMYILSVDKLNELMSRAEAEKRFVEVDSLIEHYLLEQNVNVYEYTGYTANVETIDRYYQAHMDLLDRAKYNAVFHTSQPILTKSKNGAPTYYAPGSVVKESILATGVSIDGEVVRSIINRKVHIAPDAKVKESILLQGTKVEAGAVVEYAIIDKDCVIKAGAKVVGTPDNIIVIGKNTVVEA, from the coding sequence ATGGTGAAGAATAAATTATGTGCGATTGTTAACTTAACAGAAAATGAAGAAGCGTTAAAACCGCTAACAATTGGTCGTCCCGTTGCGGCTCTACCTTTTGCAGGACGTTACCGTGTAGTAGACTTTCCGCTGTCAAATATTGCCCACGCTGAGATTGATTCATGTGCGCTTTTTATCTCCGAGTCAGGCCGTTCGATTTATGACCATATTCGTTCAGGGGACTCATGGAATTTTGATTCGCAAATTACCGGTGGTATCTTTACGTTTTCACAACGAAATTGGAAATTGCGTCATTTACAAGAAGTGGACGGCGATGATTTTTACGATGACCACCGCCTATATATGAAACGTTCGCATGCCAATTATGTCTTTGTGTCAGGAAGCAAAATTATTGCCAATGTTGATATACGTGCGATTTATCGTCATCATTTATCGAGTGAAGCAGATGTGACAGTTGTCTATAAACCGATTGTATTAGAAGAAGCACGTCGTTATTCTGAAGATATGAATTTAGTATTGGATGAATACGGACAATTGCTCGATATTGTGCCATTACGTGACGCTGGGGAGACTGAGCGTGTTAATGTTAACTTAGGTATGTACATTTTAAGTGTCGACAAGTTGAATGAATTGATGAGCCGAGCAGAAGCAGAAAAACGCTTTGTCGAAGTGGATAGCTTGATTGAACATTATTTATTGGAGCAAAATGTTAATGTGTATGAATATACTGGTTATACTGCCAATGTTGAAACTATTGACCGCTATTATCAAGCGCACATGGATTTATTGGACCGTGCCAAGTATAATGCAGTGTTCCATACAAGTCAGCCGATTTTAACGAAAAGTAAAAACGGTGCCCCAACATATTACGCGCCAGGTTCTGTCGTGAAAGAATCGATTTTGGCTACTGGCGTAAGTATAGACGGAGAGGTAGTACGCTCCATAATTAACCGTAAAGTGCATATTGCACCGGACGCTAAAGTAAAAGAGAGTATCCTTTTACAAGGCACAAAAGTTGAAGCGGGTGCGGTCGTAGAATATGCGATTATCGATAAAGATTGCGTGATTAAAGCAGGGGCTAAAGTAGTGGGTACACCCGATAATATTATCGTAATCGGAAAAAATACAGTTGTTGAAGCATAG
- the holA gene encoding DNA polymerase III subunit delta yields the protein MEFQKVIQALRKNHIEANYLLQGNESYLQQLFLDTLIQVVGEDQLDRTHFDLDEVSMTQVLDEADTYAFFTPYRLIIIDNVTFLNAQTTQKLSDEESKRLLEYLVNPNPSSIVIWRVESEQLDKRKKVSKAFLKEVTVVDATAMKQAEVERFVTQHVKGQSLQMTDDARKELLQRVQYRLSDAMNELMKLEQYALSGNPINKDVVQQLVPRSLESNVFELSNAIMAKQLAKATQIYEDLLLMRNEPIALHALMVSQFRLLIQVKLLAAAGRLEHEIATQLGVHSYRVKLAMQSARQYPLEQLTALYQQLIETDYRMKTSIGDKEIHFYLLVTQFIAI from the coding sequence ATGGAGTTTCAAAAAGTTATCCAAGCCCTACGAAAAAATCATATCGAAGCAAACTATCTACTGCAAGGTAATGAAAGTTATTTACAACAGTTATTCCTCGATACCTTGATTCAAGTAGTAGGAGAAGACCAATTGGACCGTACGCACTTTGACTTGGATGAAGTTAGTATGACGCAAGTGCTCGATGAGGCGGATACCTATGCCTTTTTCACGCCATATCGTTTAATCATTATTGATAATGTAACGTTTCTCAATGCGCAAACGACACAAAAACTGTCTGATGAAGAATCAAAACGATTGTTGGAGTATTTAGTTAATCCCAATCCGTCGTCCATTGTCATTTGGCGGGTGGAGAGTGAGCAATTAGATAAGCGAAAAAAAGTATCCAAAGCCTTTTTAAAAGAAGTAACGGTCGTTGATGCTACGGCGATGAAACAAGCGGAAGTCGAGCGATTTGTTACTCAACACGTCAAAGGACAGTCGCTACAAATGACCGATGATGCGCGAAAAGAATTATTACAACGTGTGCAGTACCGACTCAGTGATGCGATGAATGAACTCATGAAATTAGAACAATATGCGTTATCCGGCAATCCAATTAATAAGGATGTAGTGCAACAACTAGTACCGCGCTCGTTGGAATCCAATGTATTTGAATTATCCAATGCGATTATGGCTAAACAATTAGCTAAAGCTACACAAATTTACGAAGATTTATTATTGATGCGCAATGAGCCAATTGCGCTCCACGCTTTAATGGTCAGTCAATTTCGCTTATTAATCCAAGTGAAATTATTAGCAGCAGCCGGACGCCTCGAACATGAAATTGCGACCCAGCTCGGTGTTCACTCCTACCGCGTCAAATTAGCAATGCAGTCGGCGCGACAATACCCACTTGAACAATTAACTGCCCTGTATCAGCAGCTTATCGAAACAGATTATCGCATGAAAACAAGTATCGGAGATAAGGAAATTCATTTTTACTTATTAGTCACCCAATTTATCGCCATTTAA
- a CDS encoding transcriptional repressor: MEHDNHHTHCNHHSTVRQTPAEVVAHGLKVLKDAGFKMTKKREEILTYFAESNRYMSAQDIHRMMVKKYPTMSYNTTYRNIYDFVENGLLEGTEYNHEQMFRISCGEQNHHHHHFICTGCGITIPLDACPMEQVTTDLSNVKIESHRFEVFGKCEQCQA, translated from the coding sequence ATGGAACACGATAATCATCACACACATTGTAACCATCATTCGACTGTAAGACAAACACCAGCAGAAGTCGTAGCGCATGGCTTAAAAGTGTTAAAAGATGCTGGTTTTAAGATGACGAAAAAACGTGAAGAAATTTTAACATATTTTGCTGAATCAAATCGCTACATGAGCGCTCAAGATATTCACCGCATGATGGTGAAAAAATATCCGACGATGAGCTATAATACGACGTACCGTAATATTTATGATTTTGTTGAAAATGGCTTGCTCGAAGGAACGGAATATAATCACGAACAAATGTTTCGGATTAGTTGTGGCGAACAAAATCACCACCATCATCATTTTATCTGCACAGGATGCGGTATTACAATTCCTTTAGATGCGTGTCCGATGGAACAAGTGACGACCGATTTATCCAATGTTAAGATTGAGTCGCATCGTTTTGAAGTCTTTGGTAAATGTGAGCAGTGCCAAGCATAG
- a CDS encoding gamma-glutamyl-gamma-aminobutyrate hydrolase family protein, protein MKPVIGITGNVSQLPDNQGAPFNVNYSPLGFSQAIEKAGGSPIILPIMNLDNAEAIISIVDGLLLTGGEDVSPNFYNEEPRMVIGATSPERDRSEILLMKEAMRQNKPILGVCRGMQLINVVLGGSLCQDLSENEQITIQHVQKTKPHHPTHSIIVKEHSHIANIFKTGDYVNSFHHQVLKNIAPGLSVTAWSADNVPEAIELFEDFQSILGLQWHPELNAIMDNQQSLAIFKDLVDRANKARHHINQQKELGYYQI, encoded by the coding sequence ATGAAACCAGTTATTGGAATTACCGGCAATGTATCACAACTACCTGACAATCAAGGAGCGCCATTTAATGTCAATTATTCGCCTTTGGGATTCAGTCAAGCGATTGAAAAAGCCGGTGGCTCACCAATTATTTTACCGATTATGAATCTTGATAATGCCGAAGCAATTATTTCTATTGTCGATGGACTACTGTTGACTGGTGGTGAAGATGTGTCACCTAATTTTTACAATGAGGAACCACGCATGGTTATCGGCGCCACGTCTCCTGAGCGTGACCGCAGTGAAATTTTACTGATGAAAGAAGCGATGCGTCAAAACAAGCCGATATTAGGTGTTTGCCGTGGTATGCAATTAATTAATGTGGTGTTAGGCGGTTCATTGTGTCAAGATTTATCTGAAAATGAACAAATTACCATCCAACACGTACAAAAAACAAAACCACATCATCCAACCCATTCGATTATTGTTAAAGAACACTCTCATATTGCTAATATATTTAAAACCGGCGATTATGTAAATTCATTCCACCACCAAGTTTTAAAGAATATTGCTCCAGGTCTATCCGTTACCGCTTGGAGTGCAGATAATGTGCCGGAAGCCATAGAATTATTTGAAGATTTTCAAAGTATTTTAGGCTTGCAGTGGCATCCAGAACTCAATGCGATAATGGACAATCAACAAAGTTTAGCGATTTTTAAAGATTTGGTAGACCGCGCGAATAAGGCACGTCACCATATTAATCAACAAAAAGAATTAGGCTACTATCAGATTTAA
- a CDS encoding diaminopimelate dehydrogenase: MSKIKIGIIGYGNLGRGAEFAINQQQDMELVAIFTRRGPSGVTPLNPTVPVYHVDEVEQFVEKIDVMILCGGSATDLPEQTPTFTRLFNTVDSFDTHAKIPEHFAAVDAVAKAHQTVSVISVGWDPGLFSLNRVLAEAVLPVGETYTFWGKGVSQGHSDAIRRIEGVLDAKQYTIPVEAAMDAVRNGKQPALTTRQKHQRECFVVVEDNADRQRIEQAIVSMPNYFNDYDTTVHFVTQAELDANHAGLPHGGFVIRSGQTGEANNELMEFRLKLDSNPEFTASILVSYARAAHRLAAAGQFGAKTVLDIPLGLLSPLSSETLRKEFL, from the coding sequence ATGAGTAAAATAAAAATTGGTATTATTGGCTATGGCAATTTAGGTCGCGGTGCAGAATTTGCGATTAATCAACAACAAGATATGGAATTAGTGGCAATTTTTACGCGACGGGGGCCGAGTGGTGTAACACCGCTTAATCCAACTGTTCCTGTCTATCATGTTGATGAAGTGGAACAATTTGTCGAAAAGATTGATGTGATGATTTTATGTGGTGGCTCTGCGACAGATTTACCGGAACAAACGCCTACTTTTACACGTTTGTTTAATACCGTTGATAGTTTTGATACCCATGCGAAAATACCAGAACATTTTGCGGCGGTCGATGCAGTTGCTAAAGCCCATCAAACCGTCAGTGTCATTTCGGTCGGCTGGGACCCTGGTCTTTTTTCGCTTAATCGTGTATTAGCTGAGGCTGTGCTACCTGTCGGCGAAACCTACACATTTTGGGGTAAAGGTGTGTCGCAAGGGCACTCAGACGCGATTAGGCGCATTGAAGGTGTATTGGACGCAAAACAGTATACGATTCCAGTTGAAGCAGCAATGGATGCGGTACGTAATGGCAAGCAACCAGCTTTAACGACGCGTCAGAAGCATCAAAGGGAATGTTTTGTTGTGGTCGAAGATAATGCTGACCGTCAACGGATTGAACAAGCAATTGTGTCGATGCCGAATTATTTTAATGATTACGATACAACGGTTCATTTTGTCACCCAAGCAGAATTAGATGCCAACCATGCAGGGTTGCCACATGGAGGATTTGTGATTCGTAGTGGTCAAACAGGTGAGGCTAATAATGAATTGATGGAATTTCGTTTAAAACTAGATTCCAATCCGGAATTTACTGCCAGTATTTTGGTGAGTTATGCCCGCGCAGCCCATCGTTTAGCTGCTGCTGGTCAATTCGGAGCTAAAACAGTATTGGATATTCCTTTAGGTTTATTATCCCCACTCAGTAGCGAAACATTGCGTAAAGAGTTTTTATAG
- a CDS encoding glucose-1-phosphate adenylyltransferase: MKQEMIAMILAGGQGTRLGVLTKKIAKPAVPFGGKYRIIDFALSNCINSGINTVGVVTQYQPLELNEHIGNGSAWGLTGRNSGATILQPYSSSDGEKWFKGTAHAIYQNIAYIDSIYPEYVLILSGDHIYKMDYSEMLEHHKRNEASLTVGVIPVPIKEASRFGIMNTDHAGRIIEFEEKPANPKSNLASMGIYIFNWRTLRRYLVEDQSKNREMEDFGKNVIPAYLDNAENCFAFSFDGYWKDVGTIESLWEANMEFLSPEHPLHLSEDSWRVYTNNPITPPQFLTEDAVLKNALVVDGCYVAGTVEDSILSLDVKVGENSTINDSLLMAGVTVGKNCKVEYAIIGENAVLADGASVIGTPENIAVVGYQEVIGGPKNDGEE; this comes from the coding sequence ATGAAACAAGAAATGATTGCAATGATTCTCGCCGGAGGACAGGGGACGCGCTTAGGAGTGTTAACGAAAAAAATAGCTAAACCGGCTGTGCCTTTTGGTGGCAAATATCGTATTATTGACTTCGCCTTAAGTAATTGTATTAATTCTGGTATTAATACGGTTGGCGTGGTCACACAGTATCAACCATTGGAATTAAATGAACATATTGGTAATGGTTCTGCTTGGGGCTTAACCGGTCGTAATAGTGGTGCGACCATTTTACAACCTTACTCTAGTTCGGATGGTGAAAAATGGTTTAAAGGAACGGCACACGCGATTTATCAAAATATTGCTTATATCGATTCTATCTACCCTGAGTACGTGCTCATTTTATCCGGTGACCATATTTATAAAATGGATTACAGTGAAATGCTAGAGCATCATAAGCGCAATGAAGCGAGTCTAACCGTTGGGGTTATTCCAGTGCCAATCAAAGAAGCTTCTCGTTTTGGTATTATGAATACCGACCATGCGGGTAGAATTATTGAGTTTGAAGAAAAACCAGCGAATCCGAAAAGTAATCTAGCTTCAATGGGAATCTATATTTTCAATTGGCGCACATTAAGACGTTATCTGGTTGAAGACCAATCGAAAAACCGTGAAATGGAAGACTTTGGTAAAAATGTGATTCCTGCGTATTTAGACAATGCTGAAAATTGTTTTGCATTCTCATTTGATGGCTATTGGAAAGATGTTGGAACGATTGAAAGTCTATGGGAAGCCAACATGGAATTTTTATCACCCGAACACCCATTGCATTTAAGTGAAGATAGTTGGCGTGTATATACTAACAATCCGATTACCCCACCGCAATTTTTAACGGAAGATGCAGTGTTGAAAAATGCATTAGTAGTTGATGGTTGTTATGTAGCGGGTACTGTTGAAGATTCGATTTTATCACTGGATGTAAAAGTAGGCGAAAATTCAACCATCAATGATTCGTTATTAATGGCGGGTGTAACCGTTGGTAAAAACTGTAAAGTAGAATATGCAATTATCGGTGAAAATGCTGTACTGGCTGATGGAGCAAGTGTCATTGGAACACCGGAAAATATTGCTGTAGTAGGATATCAGGAAGTGATTGGAGGACCGAAAAACGATGGTGAAGAATAA
- a CDS encoding kinase/pyrophosphorylase: MTTDTTIHIYLISDSIGETATKFARASIAQFPTANTVLHKFVFISNKESLIPVLEDAKSHDAIVLVTLADKDLTRYSEEFCREHQIFHYNLIQPVTQEIARRTGLEPTHKIGAQHDLSEEYFNRVEAMEFCMMYDDGKDPKGFIEADIVLLGISRTSKTPLSMYLATLGYKVANLPLIPENTLPDILFDLDTKKIVGLTTFDTVANMHRENRMREYGMPSGTRYASMERVNEELKYAHDLYDKLDCLVINTAERSIEETASIIIQKLDLPFRV, translated from the coding sequence ATGACTACTGATACTACAATCCACATTTATCTTATTTCTGATTCGATTGGTGAAACTGCTACAAAATTTGCTCGCGCATCAATTGCACAATTTCCCACAGCAAATACAGTATTACATAAATTTGTGTTTATTTCAAACAAAGAATCTCTTATCCCCGTGCTAGAGGACGCAAAATCGCACGATGCTATCGTACTAGTTACATTAGCAGATAAAGATTTAACCCGTTATAGTGAAGAATTTTGCCGCGAACATCAAATCTTCCACTATAACCTTATCCAGCCGGTCACTCAAGAAATCGCTCGTCGTACCGGTTTAGAACCTACACATAAAATTGGTGCACAACACGATTTATCCGAAGAATACTTCAATCGTGTAGAAGCAATGGAATTTTGTATGATGTATGATGATGGTAAAGACCCGAAAGGCTTTATTGAAGCAGATATTGTACTGCTAGGCATTTCCCGTACTAGTAAGACACCTCTCAGTATGTATTTAGCAACGCTCGGCTACAAAGTGGCGAATTTGCCATTAATCCCAGAAAATACATTGCCAGACATCTTGTTTGACCTCGATACGAAAAAAATTGTCGGCTTAACAACCTTTGATACCGTAGCAAATATGCACCGTGAAAATCGGATGCGTGAATACGGCATGCCAAGTGGTACAAGATACGCCTCAATGGAACGTGTGAACGAAGAATTAAAATATGCGCATGATTTATACGACAAACTAGACTGCTTAGTCATTAACACAGCCGAGCGCAGTATTGAAGAAACAGCCTCTATTATTATCCAAAAATTAGACTTACCATTCCGAGTATAA
- the glgA gene encoding glycogen synthase GlgA, translating to MKVLFAAAEAAPFFKTGGLGDVAYALPKELKKQGVDIRVVLPNYTQMPASYQEQLTEIVHFRFQLGDKNVYCGIKTLELEGVTYYFIDNLSYFDRKSLYGEWDDGERFGFFSTAIIEMLEVIDWIPDVIHCNDWHTAMVPVLLVDRYHWKNRLRHIRKVFTIHNLRFQGIFEPSILERVFGTHYNAYTHDGLQWKDRVNFMKGAINFSDIVTTVSPTYAHEIMSPEFGEQLEGTLMYNQWKVRGIINGIDYDLNNPETDSLIPHHFSVNNLAGKYENKRALQEAVGLPVRDDVPIIGVVSRLTDQKGFQLVEERMEELLSQAEVQVVLLGTGEARFEHSFRYFESKYPHKMKSLIKFDLNIAQLIYAGSDMFLMPSAFEPCGLSQMMSMRYGTLPIVHETGGLKDTVQPYNQFTGEGTGFSFYGFDGWTMLSTIYNALTVYYQRPEHWQGLMHQAMTRNFGWENPTKEYLGIYQQLLAE from the coding sequence ATGAAAGTATTGTTTGCGGCAGCAGAAGCCGCGCCCTTTTTCAAAACAGGGGGACTGGGTGATGTTGCTTATGCTTTACCAAAAGAATTAAAAAAACAAGGTGTGGATATTCGTGTGGTGTTACCCAACTACACACAAATGCCTGCATCTTATCAAGAACAACTTACAGAAATCGTTCATTTTCGCTTCCAATTAGGAGACAAAAATGTCTATTGCGGGATTAAAACATTAGAGCTAGAAGGCGTGACCTATTATTTCATTGATAATTTAAGCTATTTTGACCGCAAGAGTCTGTATGGTGAATGGGACGATGGCGAGCGCTTCGGATTCTTTTCAACAGCGATTATTGAGATGTTAGAAGTTATCGATTGGATACCGGATGTTATTCATTGTAATGATTGGCATACTGCGATGGTGCCGGTATTATTAGTAGACCGTTACCATTGGAAAAATCGTCTGCGTCATATCCGTAAAGTGTTTACTATTCATAATTTGCGTTTCCAAGGTATTTTTGAGCCGAGTATTTTAGAGCGTGTGTTCGGCACGCATTATAATGCGTATACGCATGATGGCTTGCAATGGAAAGACCGCGTTAATTTTATGAAAGGTGCCATCAACTTTTCTGATATTGTGACCACAGTGAGTCCGACTTATGCGCATGAAATCATGTCACCAGAATTTGGTGAACAGTTGGAAGGAACATTGATGTATAATCAATGGAAAGTTCGTGGCATTATTAATGGCATTGACTATGATTTGAATAATCCGGAAACCGATTCATTAATTCCGCACCATTTTTCAGTCAATAATCTCGCAGGAAAATATGAAAATAAACGGGCACTACAAGAAGCCGTCGGCTTACCGGTTCGTGATGATGTGCCGATTATTGGAGTGGTTAGTCGTTTAACCGATCAAAAAGGATTTCAATTAGTAGAAGAGCGTATGGAAGAACTTTTATCACAAGCAGAAGTTCAAGTAGTGTTACTTGGAACGGGTGAAGCTCGCTTTGAACACTCCTTCCGCTACTTTGAATCGAAATATCCGCATAAAATGAAGAGCCTTATCAAGTTCGACTTGAACATCGCGCAATTGATTTATGCCGGAAGCGATATGTTTTTAATGCCGAGTGCCTTTGAACCGTGTGGCTTGTCACAAATGATGTCGATGCGTTACGGCACATTGCCAATTGTACATGAAACAGGTGGATTAAAAGATACTGTACAGCCGTACAATCAATTTACCGGAGAAGGTACAGGATTTAGTTTCTATGGATTTGATGGTTGGACTATGTTATCAACAATTTATAATGCATTGACCGTCTACTATCAACGCCCAGAACATTGGCAAGGGCTCATGCATCAAGCGATGACACGAAACTTCGGTTGGGAAAATCCGACCAAGGAATATTTAGGGATATATCAACAATTATTAGCTGAATAA